The nucleotide sequence AACACCAAGCTCTTCGAGGAGGCCGGCGTCGAGGTCCCCACCACGTGGGAGGAGATGCTGGACGCCGTGGAGGCCTTCAAGGCCGAGGGCGTCACGCCGATCTCCGTGGCCGGCTCCAGCCAGTGGCCGTACCTGATGTGGATCCAGTACCTCACCGACCGGATCGGCGGGCCCGAGGTGTTCCAGGCCGTCGTGGACGGCGAGGAGGACGCGTGGTCGCACCCGGCGATCACCCAGGCCCTGGAGAAGATCCAGGAGCTCGTCGAGGCCGGCGGCTTCGGCGACGCCTACGGATCCGTGGTGGCCGACGCGGGCGCCGACGTGGCGCTCGTGCACACCGACCAGGCGGCCATGATGCTGCACGGCAGCTGGGTCTACTCCAGCTTCCTCACCGACGCCCCCGAGTGGACCGCCGAGGGCAACCTGGGCTACACCACGTTCCCCGAGATCGAGGGCGGACAGGGCGACCCGCAGAACATCGTGGGCAACCCGGCGAACTTCTGGGCCGTGTCCGCGGACGCGTCCGAGGAGGAGCAGGCCACGGCCCTCGAGTACCTCGACGACATGAACCTCGACGACGCCGCGGTCGACACGCTCTTCGACGCCGGGCTGATCCCCGCCGTGGACGGCGTGGAGGACAGGATCGCCGAGACCGAGCACCCGGAGTACCTCGACTTCGCCTACTCGATGGTCCAGGACGCGCCGAACTTCCAGCTCTCCTGGGACCAGGCGCTCCCGGCCGACCAGGGACAGGCCCTGCTGACCAACCTCAGCCAGGTCTTCGCCGGCGAGATGAGCCCCGAGGAGTTCCAGACCGCGATGAACGGGACGCTCTGATGCTCGTGCGCTCCTCCACCCGGCGGAGGGCCCGGGCGGGCGCCGGCCCCAGCAACTGGATGCTGGCGCCCGCCCTGGTCTTCTTCGGCATCTTCGCGATCGGTCCGCTGCTGGGCGTCCTGGTGCTGTCCTTCATGGAGTGGGACGGCCTGGGCACCCCGCAGTGGACCGGGGGCGAGAACTGGGTGTCCGTGCTCGAGAACCCGGTCTCGCGGCAGGCGATGGTGCTGACGGTCCAGCTCACGCTGCTGAGCTACGCCGTGCAGTTCCCGCTGAGTCTGCTGCTCGGCGTGTTCATGGCCGGCCGCCAGCGGTACCGGGAGTTCCTCTCCGTCCTGTACTTCCTGCCGATGCTCTTCTCGGCCGCGGCGATCGGCATCGCCTTCAAGGCCCTGCTCGACCCGAACTTCGGGCTGTCGCGGGCGTTCGACGCGGCGCTGCTGCGGCAGGACTGGCTGGGTGACGGGAGCCTGGCGTTCTACGTCGTCGTCGTCGTCATCTCGTGGTCCTTCATCCCCTTCCACTCGCTGCTCTACCAGGCGGGGGTCCGGCAGATCCCGCGGACCATGTACGAGGCCGCCACCATCGACGGCGCGGGCACGGTGCGGCAGTTCTTCTCGATCACGCTGCCGCAGCTGAAGTACACCATCGTGACGTCCTCCACGCTGATGCTGGTCGGCTCCCTGACCTACTTCGACCTCGTCTTCGCCCTCACCGGGGGCGGGCCGGGCACCGCGACCCGGATCCTGCCCCTGGACATGTACCTGACCGGATTCCGCAGCAACCAGATGGGCGAGGCCAGTGTCCTGGCGGTCATCCTCGTCGCCGTGGGGCTCACCCTCGCCCTCGGCCTGCAACGGCTCACCGGGGCCGAAAAGATGGAGAGCCAGGCGGAAGGTGCGTAGTCCCATGAGCACACGAACCACGGACACCCCTCCCGTGCGCACGCGGCCCGGGGGCGCGCCCCGCCCGGACGCCCGGCCGGCGGCCGCCCGTCCCGCCCGCCGGCGCCGGGGGCTCCCGAACATCCCGGCGGCCGTCGGCGGCTGGCTGTGGCTGGGCGCGATCATCATCCCGATCTACTACATCGCCATCACGAGCCTGAAGCCCCGCGAGGACTACTACTCCACGAACCCGCTGCTGCCCTCGTCCCCGACGTTCGCGCCGTACGCCACGGTCCTGCAGAACCAGTTCGTCCAGTACTTCCTCAACAGCGTGGTCGTGGTCGTGTTCACGGTGGCCGGGATCGTCTTCCTGTCCCTGCTCGCGTCCTACGTGATCGTGCGCAGCCGGAGCGGGCTGGCCGTGTTCTCGAACCGGCTGTTCCTGCTGGGCATCGCCATCCCGATCCAGGCGACGATCATCCCGATCTACCTGATCATCGTCCAGCTCGGCCTCTACGACACCCTGGCCGCCCTGATCCTGCCCGGGATCGCGTCCGGGATCCCGATCACGGTCCTGATCCTGACGAACTTCATGCGGGACATCCCCAACGAGCTCTACGAGTCCATGACCCTCGACGGCGCCGGCGACTGGAAGGTCTTCCGCACGCTCGTGCTGCCGCTGAGCCTGCCCGCCATCACCACCGTGGGCGTCTACAACGCCCTCAACAGCTGGAACAACTTCCTGTTCCCGCTGATCCTCACGCAGAGCTCCGCGAAGCGCACGCTGCCCCTGTCCCTGTGGACCTACCAGGGGGAGTTCCAGGCCGACATCCCCGCCGTCCTGGCCGCCGTCGTCCTCTCGGCGCTGCCGATCCTCGTCCTCTACGTCTTCGGGCGCCGGCACCTCGTCGCCGGGCTCACCGCCGGCTTCGGCAAGTGACGCGCCCACCGAGCAGAAAGAACACCCCCATGACAGCACCCTGGAACGACCCCGCCCGCCCCGTCGCCGAACGCGTCGACGCCCTGCTGCAGGAGCTGAGCCTCGAGGAGAAGGCCGGTCAGCTCGGCAGCTACTGGCTGCGCCCCGACCCGGAGGAGGCCACGGGCGGCGCGGCCCCC is from Kocuria rosea and encodes:
- a CDS encoding carbohydrate ABC transporter permease, whose amino-acid sequence is MLVRSSTRRRARAGAGPSNWMLAPALVFFGIFAIGPLLGVLVLSFMEWDGLGTPQWTGGENWVSVLENPVSRQAMVLTVQLTLLSYAVQFPLSLLLGVFMAGRQRYREFLSVLYFLPMLFSAAAIGIAFKALLDPNFGLSRAFDAALLRQDWLGDGSLAFYVVVVVISWSFIPFHSLLYQAGVRQIPRTMYEAATIDGAGTVRQFFSITLPQLKYTIVTSSTLMLVGSLTYFDLVFALTGGGPGTATRILPLDMYLTGFRSNQMGEASVLAVILVAVGLTLALGLQRLTGAEKMESQAEGA
- a CDS encoding carbohydrate ABC transporter permease — translated: MSTRTTDTPPVRTRPGGAPRPDARPAAARPARRRRGLPNIPAAVGGWLWLGAIIIPIYYIAITSLKPREDYYSTNPLLPSSPTFAPYATVLQNQFVQYFLNSVVVVVFTVAGIVFLSLLASYVIVRSRSGLAVFSNRLFLLGIAIPIQATIIPIYLIIVQLGLYDTLAALILPGIASGIPITVLILTNFMRDIPNELYESMTLDGAGDWKVFRTLVLPLSLPAITTVGVYNALNSWNNFLFPLILTQSSAKRTLPLSLWTYQGEFQADIPAVLAAVVLSALPILVLYVFGRRHLVAGLTAGFGK
- a CDS encoding extracellular solute-binding protein codes for the protein MTTHRSLRPAPAGAHRGPFSPRSLSRIALVGAAALTLAGCSAGAQPGGGGGEGGASAWTLTGGAEETFRSSFQAWNDANGDSPITAEYFANDAFKEKIRTSVGSGNAPTLIYNWGGDTLESYVENGSVVELTGEIPEMEERALDSVLETGKVDGKLYAVPNNNTQPVILYYNTKLFEEAGVEVPTTWEEMLDAVEAFKAEGVTPISVAGSSQWPYLMWIQYLTDRIGGPEVFQAVVDGEEDAWSHPAITQALEKIQELVEAGGFGDAYGSVVADAGADVALVHTDQAAMMLHGSWVYSSFLTDAPEWTAEGNLGYTTFPEIEGGQGDPQNIVGNPANFWAVSADASEEEQATALEYLDDMNLDDAAVDTLFDAGLIPAVDGVEDRIAETEHPEYLDFAYSMVQDAPNFQLSWDQALPADQGQALLTNLSQVFAGEMSPEEFQTAMNGTL